The Qipengyuania pelagi genome segment ACCGGTGGATTATTCCGAGAACCGCAAGGTTCTGATCGATGAACTGAAGGCGATGGAGTGTCCTCAATGACGTGGCAGGTCCTCAATCCCTACGACCAGGAATGCATTGGCAGCGTGGAGCTGGTCGACTGGCCACAAATCGATCGTTGGCTCGACGAGGCGCGCGCGCTGCACGAAGACCGGCAAGCGCGGCTCCCCGCCCATGAACGCATCGCCATCCTGCAGCGCGCCAGCGTGCTGATGCGCGAGCGCGCGGAGACGCTGGCAATGCAGATTGCGCGCGAGGGCGGCAAACCCATCATCGACGCGCGCGTGGAAACCAGTCGCGCCATTCAGAGCGTCGAACTGTGCATACACGAATTATTCGCCAGCGGCGGGCGCGAAATCCCGATGGACCTGACGCAGGCGGGGGCAGGACGCAAAGCCTATACTTTCCGTGAGCCGATCGGGCCGGTCGTGGCGATCTCCGCTTTCAATCATCCTCTGAACCTGATCGCCCATCAGGTGGGACCGGCGGTTGCAAGCGGATGCCCCGTACTGGTGAAACCGGCCAAGGACACGCCCCTTTCCTGCAAGAGCTTCGTCGAAATCCTTTATGAAGCCGGACTCAATGAAAATTGGTGCCGTTTCGTGCCGTGCTCGGACGAGGTCGCCGAAAAAATGGTCACCGATCCACGAACTGCGTTCTTCTCCTTCATCGGTTCGGCCAGAGTTGGCTGGATGCTCCGCTCCAAACTGGCCCCTGGCACCCGCTTGGCGCTGGAACATGGGGGCGCGGCCCCGGTCATCGTCGATGACAGCGTTGCGCACGCCAAGGTAATTCCTCCGCTCCTGAAAGGGGGCTTTTATCATTCTGGTCAGGTCTGCGTCTCGGTGCAGCGCGTGTTCGTTCCGCGCGCCGAATTGCCGGACTTCGCTGCCGAGCTCGCTGCGGGAGCAGAAGCGCTGACGGTGGGCGATCCGACCAATGCGGAAACCCAATGCGGTCCGCTCATTCGTCCTGCCGAAGTCGACCGCGTCGAATCCTGGGTCGATGCAGCCGTTCAGGGCGGCGGCAGGCTCGCCGCAGGGGGTAAGCGCACGGGTTCCACCCTTTACCAGCCCACGGTCCTTGTCGATCCGCCCGACGACGCCGATGTATCGCGGAAGGAAGTGTTCGGCCCTGTGGTCTGCATTTACGGATACGACGACGTCGATGCTGCGATCACGCAGGCGAACGCGCTTCCCTACGCCTTCCAGGCGGCTGTGTTTACCGACCGAATGTCCTGGGCCGATTACTGCGTCGAAGCGCTGGCCGCGTCAGCCGTAATGGTCAACGATCATACCGCATTTCGCGTCGACTGGATGCCGTTCGCAGGACGCCGTCAGTCGGGTCTCGGAACAGGCGGTATCGGTTACACGATGGCCGATATGAGCGAAGAAAAGATGGTGGTCGTGAATTCACCATCCAGCGTCCGATGACCTTGAGCGCGGCGAAACGGCTTGCGCCCGTTTTGATTCTGGCCAGCTTCGGCCTCGACCAATTGTCGAAAACCTGGGCGCATTCTTTCGTTGGTTCGGGTAACGTGAT includes the following:
- a CDS encoding aldehyde dehydrogenase family protein; the protein is MTWQVLNPYDQECIGSVELVDWPQIDRWLDEARALHEDRQARLPAHERIAILQRASVLMRERAETLAMQIAREGGKPIIDARVETSRAIQSVELCIHELFASGGREIPMDLTQAGAGRKAYTFREPIGPVVAISAFNHPLNLIAHQVGPAVASGCPVLVKPAKDTPLSCKSFVEILYEAGLNENWCRFVPCSDEVAEKMVTDPRTAFFSFIGSARVGWMLRSKLAPGTRLALEHGGAAPVIVDDSVAHAKVIPPLLKGGFYHSGQVCVSVQRVFVPRAELPDFAAELAAGAEALTVGDPTNAETQCGPLIRPAEVDRVESWVDAAVQGGGRLAAGGKRTGSTLYQPTVLVDPPDDADVSRKEVFGPVVCIYGYDDVDAAITQANALPYAFQAAVFTDRMSWADYCVEALAASAVMVNDHTAFRVDWMPFAGRRQSGLGTGGIGYTMADMSEEKMVVVNSPSSVR